The proteins below are encoded in one region of Microbispora sp. NBC_01189:
- a CDS encoding lysophospholipid acyltransferase family protein produces MDDFRDRRAAGNGPSAGPVDGDGSGERLAELFAFLRRRITGDYEVDEFGFDPELNDRVLLEALRPLYRHWFRTETLGLDNVPADAGALIVANHSGSLPVDALMLQVAVNDELGRPLRLLGAHLVYQLPVLGHLARKSGHTLACPEDADRLLRGGEVVGVFPEGFKGIGKPFSERYRLQRFGRGGFVASAIRAGVPIVPCAIVGAEEIYPKIGDVPSVARLLGLPYLPITPLFPWLGPLGLVPLPSKWLIEFGEPVRTDAYDPEEADDPAVVFDLTDHVRETLQRRLDALRLRRGAAFPPI; encoded by the coding sequence ATGGACGACTTCCGGGACCGGCGCGCGGCCGGGAACGGCCCTTCGGCCGGACCCGTGGACGGCGACGGCTCCGGTGAACGGCTCGCGGAGCTGTTCGCCTTCCTGCGCCGCAGGATCACCGGTGACTACGAGGTCGACGAGTTCGGCTTCGACCCCGAGCTGAACGACCGGGTGCTGCTGGAGGCGCTGCGCCCGCTCTACCGGCACTGGTTCAGGACCGAGACCCTCGGCCTGGACAACGTGCCGGCCGACGCGGGGGCCCTGATCGTGGCCAACCACTCCGGCTCGCTGCCCGTGGACGCGCTGATGCTCCAGGTCGCGGTCAACGACGAGCTGGGCCGGCCGCTGCGCCTCCTCGGCGCCCATCTGGTCTACCAGCTTCCCGTGCTCGGGCACCTGGCCCGCAAGTCGGGGCACACGCTCGCCTGCCCCGAGGACGCCGACCGCCTGCTGCGCGGGGGCGAGGTCGTCGGCGTCTTCCCCGAGGGCTTCAAGGGCATCGGCAAGCCGTTCTCCGAGCGCTACCGGCTGCAGAGGTTCGGCCGGGGCGGGTTCGTCGCCTCGGCGATCAGGGCCGGTGTGCCGATCGTCCCGTGCGCCATCGTGGGGGCGGAGGAGATCTACCCCAAGATCGGGGATGTCCCCTCGGTCGCGCGCCTGCTCGGCCTGCCGTACCTGCCGATCACGCCGCTGTTCCCCTGGCTCGGGCCGCTCGGCCTGGTCCCGCTGCCGTCGAAGTGGCTGATCGAGTTCGGCGAGCCGGTCCGCACCGACGCCTACGACCCGGAGGAGGCCGACGACCCCGCGGTGGTCTTCGACCTCACCGACCACGTCCGGGAGACCCTGCAGCGGCGGCTCGACGCCCTGCGGCTGCGCCGCGGGGCCGCGTTCCCCCCGATCTGA
- a CDS encoding glutaredoxin family protein, translating to MAPADHRITLLGKPGCHLCDDARAVVERVAGELGVPWEERDITASPEDQAEYWEMIPVVLVDGVQHTYWRVDETRLRAALAR from the coding sequence ATGGCTCCCGCGGATCACCGGATCACCCTGCTCGGCAAGCCCGGCTGTCATCTCTGCGACGACGCCCGGGCGGTCGTCGAGCGGGTGGCGGGCGAGCTCGGCGTCCCGTGGGAGGAACGCGACATCACCGCCTCACCGGAGGACCAGGCCGAATACTGGGAGATGATCCCGGTCGTCCTGGTCGACGGCGTCCAGCACACCTACTGGAGGGTCGACGAGACCCGCCTCCGCGCCGCCCTCGCCCGCTGA
- a CDS encoding acetoin utilization protein AcuC, whose product MSRAVRVVWDDALVTYDFGPGHPLAPVRVELTMALAREMGVLEAVETTGCVPATDDEIALVHKRDYIEAVKTVSRDGRPDLRYGLGTEDNPAFAGVHEASALVTGATLAAARAVWDGAAEHAVNVAGGLHHAMPGAASGFCVYNDPAVAIAWLLSHGASRVAYVDVDVHHGDGVQAAFHDDPRVLTISLHESPRTLFPGTGFPHETGAEGTAVNVALPAGCGDTGWLRAFHAVVPPLLRHFRPQVLVTQQGCDSHALDPLAHLMLSLDGQRTAYAALHRLAHETADGRWIALGGGGYELVQVVPRAWTHLIAEAAGHPVDPGAATPAAWRTYVTERTGEIPPLRMTDGRRPQWRDFSEGYDPADAVDRAVIATRKAVFPFHGLDPMP is encoded by the coding sequence ATGAGCCGGGCGGTGCGGGTCGTCTGGGACGACGCTCTGGTCACGTACGACTTCGGTCCCGGCCACCCTCTCGCGCCCGTGCGCGTCGAGCTCACCATGGCGCTCGCCCGCGAGATGGGCGTGCTGGAGGCGGTCGAGACGACCGGCTGCGTCCCCGCCACCGACGACGAGATCGCGCTGGTCCACAAGCGGGACTACATCGAGGCGGTCAAGACCGTCTCCCGGGACGGCCGGCCCGACCTGCGGTACGGGCTCGGCACCGAGGACAATCCCGCCTTCGCGGGCGTGCACGAGGCGTCCGCGCTGGTCACCGGGGCCACGCTGGCCGCCGCCAGGGCCGTGTGGGACGGCGCGGCCGAGCACGCGGTCAACGTCGCGGGGGGCCTGCACCACGCCATGCCCGGCGCCGCCAGCGGCTTCTGCGTCTACAACGACCCGGCGGTCGCGATCGCGTGGCTGCTGTCCCACGGCGCGTCCCGCGTCGCGTACGTGGACGTGGACGTGCACCATGGCGACGGCGTGCAGGCGGCGTTCCACGACGATCCCCGGGTGCTCACGATCAGCCTGCACGAGAGCCCGCGCACGCTCTTCCCCGGCACCGGGTTCCCGCACGAGACGGGCGCCGAGGGCACCGCGGTCAACGTCGCGCTGCCGGCGGGCTGCGGTGACACCGGGTGGCTGCGGGCCTTCCACGCGGTCGTCCCGCCGCTGCTGCGGCACTTCCGGCCGCAGGTTTTGGTCACCCAGCAGGGGTGCGACAGCCACGCCCTCGATCCGCTGGCGCATCTCATGCTCAGCCTCGACGGGCAGCGCACGGCGTACGCCGCGCTGCACCGGCTGGCCCACGAGACCGCGGACGGACGCTGGATCGCCCTGGGCGGCGGGGGCTACGAGCTCGTCCAGGTCGTGCCGAGGGCGTGGACGCACCTGATCGCCGAGGCCGCCGGGCATCCCGTCGACCCCGGCGCCGCCACGCCGGCGGCCTGGCGGACGTACGTGACGGAACGGACCGGAGAGATCCCGCCGCTCCGGATGACCGACGGGCGGCGCCCACAGTGGCGTGACTTCTCCGAGGGGTACGATCCAGCCGACGCCGTCGACCGGGCCGTCATCGCGACCAGGAAGGCGGTGTTCCCTTTCCACGGTCTGGATCCCATGCCCTGA
- a CDS encoding NAD-dependent epimerase/dehydratase family protein, with the protein MTRTVLVTGVRGHVGARVAAALAGDPEIGRVIGVDTAPPPAPRGRGGEQDGPVPGRTEFVRVALRGPDLTRVIRDADVDTVVHLSLVSGSGRAGGTGGGRPAMKEHNVIGTMQLLAACQRSATVRRVVVRSTTAVYGSSPHAPAVFTEDTEPVEVAHHGYARDATEVETYVRGFARRRPDVTTTTLRFANLMGPGVDSPLTRYFSQPVLPTVLGFDPRLQFVHEDDAVEVLCRTAGADHPGVFNVAGDGVLLLSQCARRTGRPVVPLPSPAFRLAGGLARGARLVDFSPEQLTLMSHGRAVDTARITAELGWRPKYGTAAAFDDFLRSRAVPGGPGHLPLAAVDWLADLLTKR; encoded by the coding sequence ATGACTCGTACCGTGCTGGTCACGGGTGTCCGCGGTCACGTCGGCGCCCGTGTGGCGGCCGCGCTCGCGGGCGATCCGGAGATCGGCCGTGTCATCGGCGTGGACACCGCGCCGCCGCCGGCCCCTCGTGGGCGGGGCGGCGAGCAGGACGGCCCGGTGCCCGGCCGCACCGAGTTCGTCCGTGTCGCGCTGCGCGGCCCGGACCTGACCCGGGTCATCCGGGACGCCGACGTCGACACGGTCGTGCACCTCAGCCTGGTCAGCGGCAGCGGCCGGGCCGGTGGGACGGGCGGTGGCCGGCCGGCCATGAAAGAGCACAACGTCATCGGCACGATGCAGTTGCTCGCGGCCTGCCAGCGCTCCGCCACGGTGCGCCGCGTGGTCGTGCGCTCCACCACGGCCGTGTACGGCTCGTCGCCGCACGCTCCCGCCGTGTTCACGGAGGACACCGAGCCCGTCGAGGTCGCGCACCACGGGTACGCCAGGGACGCCACGGAGGTCGAGACGTACGTCCGGGGCTTCGCCCGGCGGCGGCCCGACGTGACGACGACCACGCTGCGGTTCGCCAACCTCATGGGGCCCGGCGTCGACTCGCCGCTCACGCGCTACTTCTCGCAGCCCGTGCTGCCCACCGTGCTCGGCTTCGATCCGCGGCTGCAGTTCGTCCACGAGGACGACGCCGTCGAGGTGCTGTGCCGTACGGCCGGGGCGGACCATCCCGGCGTGTTCAACGTGGCGGGCGACGGCGTCCTGCTGCTCTCGCAGTGCGCGCGGCGCACGGGCCGCCCGGTGGTTCCGCTGCCGTCCCCGGCCTTCCGCCTGGCCGGCGGGCTGGCCAGGGGCGCCCGGCTGGTCGACTTCTCGCCCGAGCAGCTCACGCTGATGAGCCACGGCCGCGCGGTGGACACCGCAAGGATCACCGCCGAGCTGGGCTGGCGCCCGAAATACGGCACGGCGGCGGCGTTCGACGACTTCCTGCGGTCCCGGGCGGTCCCGGGCGGTCCCGGCCACCTGCCCCTCGCCGCGGTCGACTGGCTGGCCGATCTCCTGACGAAGCGGTGA
- a CDS encoding HAD-IB family hydrolase, whose protein sequence is MRRLLRRREAAEIAGEVAAAAAVSAPEVVPDLTAAAFFDVDNTMMRGASIYHFARGLASRGLFTTRDLAKFAVGQAWFRVRGNENPDHIARAKEMALAFVAGLKVDEVVRLGEEIYDDVMADRVWAGTRALAQAHLDAGQRVWLVTATPVELARVIAQRLGLTGALGTVAETADGAYTGRLVGDLLHGPAKAEAVRALARREGLDLGRCSAYSDSSNDLPMLSLVGHPYAINPDSELREHARDSGWETRDFRTGRKATMIGLPIAATAGAIAGGVAAGIALRRHYRSTL, encoded by the coding sequence ATGAGGCGGCTATTGCGACGGAGGGAAGCGGCGGAGATCGCCGGTGAGGTGGCCGCCGCCGCGGCGGTGTCCGCCCCCGAGGTCGTGCCGGATCTGACCGCGGCGGCGTTCTTCGACGTCGACAACACCATGATGCGCGGCGCCTCCATCTACCACTTCGCGCGCGGGCTCGCCTCGCGCGGTCTGTTCACCACCCGCGACCTGGCGAAGTTCGCGGTCGGGCAGGCGTGGTTTCGCGTCCGGGGCAACGAGAACCCCGACCACATCGCCAGGGCCAAGGAGATGGCCCTCGCCTTCGTCGCGGGGCTCAAGGTGGACGAGGTCGTCCGGCTGGGCGAGGAGATCTACGACGACGTGATGGCCGACCGCGTCTGGGCGGGCACCCGCGCGCTGGCCCAGGCGCATCTCGACGCCGGGCAGCGGGTGTGGCTGGTCACCGCGACCCCGGTGGAGCTGGCCCGGGTCATCGCGCAGCGGCTCGGGCTGACCGGCGCGCTCGGCACGGTCGCCGAGACCGCCGACGGCGCCTACACCGGGCGGCTGGTCGGCGACCTGCTGCACGGCCCGGCCAAGGCCGAGGCCGTACGGGCGCTGGCCCGGCGTGAGGGCCTCGACCTCGGCCGGTGCTCGGCCTACAGCGACTCGTCCAACGACCTGCCGATGCTCTCGCTCGTGGGCCATCCGTACGCCATCAACCCCGACAGCGAGCTGCGCGAGCACGCCAGGGACAGCGGCTGGGAGACCCGCGACTTCCGTACGGGCCGGAAGGCGACGATGATCGGGCTGCCGATCGCGGCGACGGCGGGGGCCATAGCGGGCGGCGTCGCCGCCGGCATCGCCCTGCGCCGCCACTACCGCTCCACCCTCTGA
- a CDS encoding phosphatase: MREHLVRTAIAGDVATSRENNLDHYRSLALRDPHYLFGLTFEGEWSYDDVLRLMADRAGVAADPGHREGQDTIDPERTIDAVEEMGDRVAKVLRRGSARIVLATGHPTGLLTVHLALARFAAGNGATLLSPAEGWAYVGKLGRRRRIRYLDGVAMLEDRGTFVHTHDPHPMRAMLAEERPDLVIADHGWAGAAGEAGIETVGFADSNDPALFVGEAEGKIAVSVPLDDNVLPRHYAPLTSYLVARIARSL; the protein is encoded by the coding sequence CTGCGCGAACACCTCGTACGGACCGCCATCGCCGGCGACGTCGCGACCAGCCGGGAGAACAACCTCGATCACTACCGGTCGCTCGCGCTGCGCGACCCGCACTACCTTTTCGGGCTCACCTTCGAGGGCGAGTGGTCCTACGACGACGTGCTGCGGCTGATGGCCGACCGGGCCGGGGTGGCGGCCGATCCCGGCCACCGCGAGGGCCAGGACACCATCGACCCCGAGCGGACCATCGACGCGGTGGAGGAGATGGGAGACCGGGTCGCCAAGGTCCTGCGGCGCGGCTCGGCCCGGATCGTGTTGGCCACCGGTCACCCCACCGGCCTGCTCACCGTCCACCTCGCCCTGGCCAGGTTCGCGGCCGGCAACGGGGCGACCCTGCTGTCCCCCGCGGAGGGGTGGGCGTACGTCGGCAAGCTCGGCCGCCGCAGGCGGATCCGCTACCTCGACGGCGTGGCGATGCTGGAGGACCGCGGCACGTTCGTGCACACCCACGACCCGCACCCGATGCGCGCGATGCTGGCCGAGGAACGCCCCGACCTGGTGATCGCCGATCACGGCTGGGCGGGGGCGGCGGGCGAGGCCGGGATCGAGACGGTGGGCTTCGCCGACAGCAACGACCCCGCGCTGTTCGTGGGTGAGGCGGAGGGCAAGATCGCCGTCAGCGTCCCGCTCGACGACAACGTGCTTCCCCGGCACTACGCACCGTTGACCTCATATCTGGTCGCGCGCATCGCCCGCAGCCTCTGA
- a CDS encoding helix-turn-helix domain-containing protein, whose protein sequence is MGAGERPLSEVKFLTVAEVATVMRVSKMTVYRLVHSGELPAIRVGRSFRVPEQAVHDYLRDAFIEAG, encoded by the coding sequence ATGGGTGCAGGCGAAAGACCTCTCAGCGAGGTGAAGTTCTTGACGGTGGCCGAGGTGGCGACCGTCATGCGGGTGTCCAAGATGACGGTGTACCGGCTCGTGCACTCGGGCGAGTTACCGGCCATCCGTGTCGGCCGGTCCTTCAGGGTGCCGGAGCAGGCGGTGCACGACTACTTGCGGGACGCGTTCATAGAAGCGGGTTGA
- a CDS encoding glutamyl-tRNA reductase — protein sequence MSILVVGLSHRTTPVALLERVTVSGDALVKLLHDLQADENVSEALVVSTCNRVEVYAAVDRFHGGLGAVTNLLAAHSGLPHERLAPHLYVHYEDRAVQHLFTVACGLDSMVVGEGQILGQIRTALRLAQEEGTAGTTLNELAQHALRAGKRAHADTGIDRAGASLVGVGLTLAERVLGPIAGRRALVVGAGSMSALSAATLSRAGVTDIVIANRTRERAERLAETVGGRATDLAGVPAELAAADLVISCVGAGTRTIDPGMIGGRARPLFLLDLALPHDVDPGVRDLPGVTLVDLESMQQDGVGDDVADGGRAEAIREVGRVVTEEVTAYLHAERAALVTPTVVALRSKAAGVVEAEMGRLMSRLPGLDGRTRDEVTQTVRRVVDKLLHEPTVRVKRLAAAPGGDQYAEALRELFGLDPNAPDAVSCLDSLDGLETLENLDSLRSLDGMRSPNNPEVER from the coding sequence ATGAGTATCCTCGTCGTCGGCCTGAGCCACCGGACCACCCCGGTCGCCCTGCTCGAACGCGTGACGGTCAGTGGTGACGCACTCGTCAAACTGCTGCACGACCTGCAGGCCGACGAGAACGTGTCCGAGGCGCTGGTCGTCTCCACCTGCAACCGCGTCGAGGTCTACGCCGCGGTCGACCGCTTCCACGGCGGCCTCGGCGCCGTGACGAACCTGCTCGCCGCGCACTCCGGCCTGCCGCACGAGCGGCTCGCGCCGCACCTCTACGTGCACTACGAGGACCGGGCGGTCCAGCACCTGTTCACGGTCGCCTGCGGGCTCGACTCCATGGTCGTGGGCGAGGGGCAGATCCTCGGCCAGATCAGGACCGCGCTCCGCCTGGCGCAGGAGGAGGGCACGGCCGGGACGACCCTCAACGAACTGGCCCAGCACGCGCTGCGGGCCGGCAAGCGGGCGCACGCCGACACCGGCATCGACCGGGCCGGCGCCTCGCTGGTCGGGGTGGGCCTGACGCTCGCCGAGCGGGTCCTCGGGCCTATCGCCGGCAGGCGCGCCCTGGTGGTCGGCGCGGGCTCGATGAGCGCGCTGTCCGCCGCGACCCTCTCCCGCGCGGGCGTGACCGACATCGTCATCGCCAACCGCACCCGGGAGCGGGCCGAGCGGCTCGCCGAGACGGTCGGCGGGCGCGCCACGGACCTGGCCGGCGTCCCCGCCGAACTGGCCGCGGCCGACCTCGTGATCTCCTGCGTCGGCGCCGGGACCCGCACGATCGACCCCGGCATGATCGGCGGCCGCGCGCGGCCGCTGTTCCTGCTCGACCTCGCGCTGCCCCACGACGTGGACCCCGGCGTACGGGACCTGCCCGGCGTGACGCTGGTCGACCTGGAGTCGATGCAGCAGGACGGCGTGGGCGACGACGTCGCCGACGGCGGCCGGGCCGAGGCGATCCGGGAGGTCGGGCGCGTCGTGACCGAGGAGGTCACGGCCTACCTGCACGCGGAGCGCGCCGCGCTGGTCACCCCCACGGTCGTGGCCCTGCGCAGCAAGGCCGCCGGAGTGGTGGAGGCCGAGATGGGCCGGCTGATGTCCCGCCTGCCCGGCCTCGACGGGCGGACCCGCGACGAGGTCACCCAGACCGTACGGCGGGTCGTGGACAAACTGCTCCACGAGCCGACCGTACGGGTGAAGCGGCTGGCCGCGGCGCCGGGCGGCGACCAGTACGCCGAGGCGCTGCGCGAGCTGTTCGGCCTCGACCCGAACGCGCCCGACGCCGTGTCGTGTCTCGACAGCCTGGACGGCCTGGAGACCTTGGAGAACCTGGACAGCCTGAGGAGCCTCGACGGCATGCGGAGCCCGAACAATCCGGAGGTGGAACGATGA
- a CDS encoding redox-sensing transcriptional repressor Rex yields MIRRIPQARDRGIPDATVARLPLYLRALNGMAERGTPTVSSEDLAVAAGVNSAKLRKDLSHLGSYGTRGVGYDVQYLIYQISRELGLTQDWAVAIVGVGNLGRALANYGGFASRGFRIAGLLDADPHVVGDRIAGLVVEHADELETVIGQRGVSIVVIATPAAPAQQVCDRVIAAGVTSILNFAPVVLAVPDGVDVRKVDLSIELQILAFHEQRKANGGPIMAEEWPDGVVM; encoded by the coding sequence GTGATCCGCCGTATCCCGCAGGCACGCGATCGCGGTATCCCCGACGCCACCGTGGCGAGGCTGCCGCTCTATCTGCGTGCCCTGAACGGGATGGCCGAGCGGGGCACGCCGACGGTGAGCTCGGAGGACCTGGCGGTGGCGGCGGGCGTCAACTCGGCCAAGCTCCGCAAGGACCTGTCTCATCTCGGGTCGTACGGCACCCGCGGCGTCGGCTACGACGTGCAGTACCTCATCTACCAGATCTCGCGTGAGCTTGGTCTCACCCAGGACTGGGCGGTGGCGATCGTGGGCGTCGGAAACCTCGGCCGGGCGCTGGCCAACTACGGCGGGTTCGCCTCCCGCGGGTTCCGCATCGCGGGCCTGCTCGACGCCGACCCGCACGTGGTCGGCGACCGAATCGCCGGTCTCGTCGTCGAGCACGCCGACGAGCTGGAGACGGTGATCGGGCAGCGCGGCGTGTCGATCGTCGTGATCGCCACCCCCGCCGCGCCGGCCCAGCAGGTCTGCGACCGTGTCATCGCGGCCGGCGTCACCAGTATTTTGAACTTCGCCCCCGTCGTCCTGGCTGTGCCTGACGGCGTAGATGTCCGTAAAGTCGATTTATCCATCGAACTGCAGATACTTGCGTTCCACGAGCAGCGCAAGGCTAATGGAGGACCCATCATGGCCGAGGAGTGGCCGGACGGGGTGGTCATGTGA
- a CDS encoding 30S ribosomal protein bS22 produces MGSVIKKRRKRMAKKKHRKLLKKTRIQRRNKK; encoded by the coding sequence GTGGGCTCTGTGATCAAGAAGCGCCGCAAGCGCATGGCCAAGAAGAAGCACCGCAAGCTGCTGAAGAAGACCCGCATCCAGCGGCGTAACAAGAAGTAG
- a CDS encoding DUF5667 domain-containing protein: protein MAGTVMAWWRPSRRKGGRSAARARRIAARMTALRSRVNGGPSPDFRESLRADLMRAHAAERAAGRHAAPPAAHSGSRRSRPRRSLLVRLRPVLVFGAALAGMFATGVHTYHTVPGQVLYPLKRLAESTVLVLAYDERDRAEREMAAARLRAAEAASLIGEAAPDRRRLIAQALDDMETKTRAALTRVARRDRTDGEARRFARQQHTMVEPMLPKLDGENRDKAAQYLHYIDTFTASGR from the coding sequence ATGGCGGGAACCGTGATGGCCTGGTGGCGACCCTCGCGCCGGAAGGGCGGCCGGAGCGCGGCCCGCGCCCGGCGGATCGCCGCGCGGATGACGGCCCTGCGGTCCCGGGTGAACGGCGGCCCGAGCCCCGACTTCCGCGAGAGCCTGCGGGCCGATCTCATGCGCGCCCACGCCGCCGAACGCGCCGCCGGGAGGCACGCGGCACCCCCCGCCGCCCACTCCGGGAGCCGGCGTTCCCGTCCCCGCCGGTCCCTTCTCGTCCGGCTGCGTCCCGTCCTGGTCTTCGGCGCCGCGCTGGCCGGGATGTTCGCCACCGGCGTGCACACGTACCACACGGTGCCCGGCCAGGTGCTGTATCCGCTGAAGCGGCTGGCCGAGTCGACCGTTCTCGTCCTGGCGTACGACGAGAGGGACCGGGCGGAGCGGGAGATGGCCGCGGCCCGGCTGCGGGCGGCGGAGGCCGCCTCGCTGATCGGCGAGGCCGCCCCCGACCGCCGGCGGTTGATCGCCCAGGCGCTCGACGACATGGAGACGAAGACGAGGGCCGCGCTGACCCGGGTGGCGCGGCGTGACCGGACCGACGGCGAGGCGCGGCGGTTCGCGCGTCAGCAGCACACGATGGTGGAGCCGATGCTGCCGAAACTCGACGGGGAGAATCGCGACAAGGCCGCGCAGTACCTGCATTACATCGACACTTTTACGGCTTCCGGACGCTGA
- the hemC gene encoding hydroxymethylbilane synthase, with protein sequence MSTPLRLGTRRSLMATTQSGIVAERLTALTGREVELVGVTTFGDVSRAHLTQLGGTGVFVNDLRGRLLAGEVDFAVHSLKDLPTKQDERIALAAVPERDDPRDALVGPVRLRDLPAGARVGTGSPRRVAQLRLLRPDLDYVPIRGNADTRIGKVTSGELAAVVLAAAGLARIRRTGEIAQVFEVGEILPAPGQGALAVECLADRDDLIELLAAVDDPLTRAAVGAERSVLAALEAGCAAPVGAFASGDGHILNLTATVVDVDGARSVRKSTSGPSPAAVELGRELAAAMIAEGADTLMGEQAR encoded by the coding sequence ATGAGCACGCCTCTTCGTCTCGGCACCCGCAGGAGCCTGATGGCGACCACCCAGTCGGGGATCGTCGCCGAGCGGCTGACCGCCCTGACCGGCCGGGAGGTCGAGCTCGTCGGCGTCACGACGTTCGGCGACGTCTCCCGGGCCCACCTGACCCAGCTCGGCGGCACGGGCGTCTTCGTGAACGACCTGCGCGGGCGGCTGCTCGCCGGCGAGGTCGACTTCGCGGTCCACTCGCTCAAGGACCTGCCGACCAAGCAGGACGAGCGCATCGCGCTCGCGGCCGTCCCCGAGCGGGACGACCCGCGCGACGCGCTCGTCGGCCCGGTGCGGCTGCGCGACCTGCCCGCCGGGGCGCGCGTCGGCACCGGCTCGCCGCGCCGGGTGGCCCAGCTGCGCCTGCTCCGGCCGGACCTCGACTACGTCCCCATCAGGGGAAACGCGGACACCCGCATCGGCAAGGTGACGTCGGGCGAGCTGGCCGCCGTCGTGCTGGCCGCCGCCGGGCTGGCCAGGATCCGCCGGACCGGGGAGATCGCCCAGGTGTTCGAGGTCGGCGAGATACTGCCCGCCCCCGGGCAGGGCGCCCTCGCCGTCGAGTGCCTGGCCGACCGTGACGATCTCATCGAACTGCTGGCCGCCGTCGACGACCCGCTGACGCGGGCCGCCGTGGGGGCCGAACGTTCGGTGCTCGCCGCCCTCGAGGCCGGTTGCGCGGCCCCGGTAGGTGCTTTCGCCTCCGGTGACGGGCACATTCTCAATCTGACCGCCACCGTCGTCGACGTCGACGGCGCACGGTCGGTGCGCAAGTCCACCTCCGGACCTTCTCCGGCGGCAGTGGAGCTCGGCCGTGAACTCGCGGCAGCCATGATCGCCGAAGGGGCCGACACGTTGATGGGGGAGCAGGCCCGTTGA
- a CDS encoding sigma-70 family RNA polymerase sigma factor gives MPNLWPLAGLSPPAAAVSAQPARSADLTERGRQHGREHSHDPEHDEMRGLVLRAKTGDSEAFGLLYDHYLDLVYRYVYFRVGSHALAEDLTSDTFLRALRGIADFTWQGRDFGAWLVTIARNLITDHYKSGRNRLEVTTAVILDTPLDGPHIPENAVVTNMVNERLMQALKQLGPEQQECVILRFVEGMSLAETAKVMGKKSGAIKALQFRAIRALARALPDDLADSP, from the coding sequence ATGCCGAACCTGTGGCCGTTGGCCGGGCTGTCGCCTCCGGCGGCCGCCGTATCCGCGCAGCCCGCGCGCTCCGCGGATCTCACCGAGCGCGGCCGGCAACACGGCCGCGAGCACAGCCACGACCCTGAACACGACGAGATGCGCGGCCTCGTGCTGCGCGCCAAGACCGGCGACAGCGAGGCGTTCGGCCTTCTCTACGATCATTACCTCGACCTGGTCTACCGGTATGTCTACTTCCGGGTGGGCAGCCACGCGCTGGCCGAGGACCTGACGAGCGACACGTTCCTGCGCGCGCTGCGGGGCATCGCCGACTTCACCTGGCAGGGCCGCGACTTCGGCGCCTGGCTGGTCACCATCGCCCGCAACCTCATCACCGATCACTACAAGTCGGGACGCAACCGGCTTGAGGTCACCACCGCGGTGATTCTCGACACACCTCTGGACGGCCCGCACATTCCCGAGAACGCGGTCGTCACGAACATGGTGAACGAGCGCCTCATGCAGGCGCTCAAGCAGCTCGGCCCGGAGCAGCAGGAATGCGTGATCCTGCGGTTCGTGGAGGGCATGTCGCTCGCGGAGACGGCGAAGGTCATGGGCAAGAAGTCCGGAGCGATCAAGGCCCTGCAGTTCCGGGCGATCAGGGCGCTCGCCCGGGCGCTCCCGGACGATCTCGCTGACAGCCCGTAA